The genomic segment GAACTTATATAACAGAATTAAATGAAAAAGCATTAAAGGTTGCTATTAATATAGGTAAAGTTAATGTTTTAATGAATAAAACTAGTTGTAAAGTGCCACTAGCTAAGGAAATTATAGAAAAAATGATTAATATGGATAAAATAGGCATTAAAAGAAAGAAATATATTTGTTAGGGGTTTAGCTCAAAATAATTAAAAAATAGCAACCAAGTGAAGGAAGAGACCCTTCCCTAATAAATTTGGAATAAACAAGTAAAATAAGAAATTAAATACGCATTTGCTATAATTTATGAATGCAACACAATACTGTTGAGTTACATTCATAAAAACTACTTTTTATTTTAAAAGTTGTATTATGGTTATTGGCCCGACAATTCCATCTGGTTTTAACCCTCTTGAAGCCTGAAAATGCTGAACAGATAATAATGTGTTCAATCCAAAATTTGAATCAGATCCTGTTTTACCACAACTAAATCCTAATGCAATAAGTCGCTGCTGTATCCACCTTACAAGTTCATTATGGGCGCCTCTAGTAACAAATGTCTTAGCTACAACCTCATTAGTATGTGTACCTTTGATGCCATCTTCAACAAGCTTGTCCCCGTTTTTATCTTTTAATCCGAGTATGTTGACAGCATGTTGAAAAGCTACTACAACAATATTTACAGGTACATGTGAGACTGAATTAATAAATATATCAGATTTAAATTCATTTAAATCAACAGGTCCATTTATTCCGTCTACTCCCCCAGAGCTTGAATATTGAAATCCTATATAATTAATTACATCGGGCTTTGCTGCTCCATAATGAGCCACCCACAAAGGTATATCTTTAACTGAGCTATTTAAATTGTTTGCGTAAAAATAATCTCCTGTATAAATGCATACTTCCTTATTATTTGATATTAGATAATTCGCGAAAAGTCTTACATTAGAGCTTGTCTTAGTTACGGTTTGCCCTAATGCCACTTCTACATCTATAACGTATTTACAATCGGATGAAAGCCCTTCTATAACACTTAGAAAATGTTTTGCTTCTAATATTGGATCATTTGCTCTTAAAAAATGATAAAACCCAATTTTAAGTCCTGCTTCAATTGCTCCACTATATTGTGATTGTAACAGTGGATTTTTATAATTGATTCCTTCCGTGGCTTTAATATAAACTATTTCTATTCCACTGTTTTTTACTTTTTTTAAATCTACATTTTGTTGGTAACTAGATATATCTATTCCTTTAATAAAACCCATCTCCAATTTTAATTATTTCTCGTAACAATATATGTTTCAACCCACATCTTTGATACCGCTCAGGTGTTTATAATATTTTTATGTAACAAAGGAGTATCTTGCTGGTGAAAACTTCTCTGATATTTATTGTCCCCTGCCACATAGCTTAGTAGCTGTAGTATCAAATCAGCAATTAAACTTTCTATACCTTTAATATCCACAATACTATCCTCAATTACCTTTAAAAGTCACACTGTTTTTAAGTTCATTGTAACTTATTGTACTTGCAATTATATATAAAGGTCTGTCTTTACTCTCATCAGATATTCTTCCACTATATTGCCCTATAATAGCGAGAAAGCAAAACATAATGCCAAACATAATTAAGTTAATGGAAAGTATTAGACCTAAATTTAATATATTGCTTTGCTTAAACAGTGAGGTTGTAATACTACTAATTAATAAAATAGTACCTATTAAACCTGCAAATGCTCCAAAGTAGCCAGTAATCATTAATGGTTTATAATAAATAAAATTTCATGGTTTTCAAGTGTTTGATCCATGACGGATTTTAATCTTTTGTAACTCTCATTTATAACAAGTTCTTCATTATACAAAGGCACTATTACAGAAAAAATAATTCCATTACTCATTATTATCATTCCCTTCACTTTAATTATTAAATCTTTCTCCACAATTAAAATTATAAGGGTAAATTGTATCAGCAGTATCAAATTAATATGTGAACTTTATGTGATAAGTTATATAAAAAGGCTACCTAAGAAAGGCAGCCAGTTACTGTTGGAGTGGTTACTACTATATTAAATCGTTTTTAAATCCTTTACCTCTCACCTCTGAAGCATCAACTATTATCATAAAAGCATTATTGTCTATTTCTTTAATTATTAATTTTAATTCGGGAATTTGATGGAGTGCTACTGTACAGAATAATATTTTTTGATGATTACCAGTATATGCACCTTCTCCATATAAAAAAGTAACTCCTCTATGCATTTTATACAAAATTCCACTACAAATTTCTTTTTCTTTTGTAGTAATAATAAGAACTAATTTTTGTTTTTTCATTCCATGAATTATTCTATCGGTAACTTCAGCCGTTATATACATAGAAGCTATAGTATACAACGCGCTAGTTACTCCAAAAAAGAAAGTACCGATACAAACAATTATCATATTAACACAAAATGATATTTGTCCTATATTAAAGTTATCATGTTTTACTTTTATCAAAGCTGAAACAATGTTGGCTCCTCCTCCGGAACCGTGATTGCTGAATATTATTCCTATGCCAATTCCATTTAATACTCCACCGTATAAACATAATAGTAACGTATCGTTTGTGCCAATCAGTTCTTTTAAAGGAGCAGTTAAAATTAAGAACAAAGAAAATGAGATTATACCTATAATTGAAAAAATAGTAAATCGTTTGTTAAGATATTTATAACTTAGTATTAATAACGGAATATTTAATAAGAGTATAGTATATCCAGCAGGAAATTTAAATAAATATTGGATAATTAACGATATACCAGTTGCACCACCACTTAGAAGTTTGGCTTTGGAAATAAACAAATTAATTCCGAGTGAAGATATCAAACTTCCCAGTAGTATAAAGAAGATATTCTTAATGATATTTTTGTTTATATAATTAAACATATTGTTTCCTCCTCCAGAGTAAAGCTATTTTTCAGAGTCTATAATAGTCTTTAACATGAAAACTTTATGAATTAATCATATAGACCTTCTTGTTATAGTGTGTCATAACAGTATCATTATATGAATTAAATGTAAATAAGAATAAAAAACCACCATGTACCTAATACAGTTCTACTGCATAGTAAATGGTGGATTAAAACTAGATTTTTTTTGTTTTATGGCGTTATCCTAATACATAAGCTTGTTATTTTGTAGTATCGGTTTTTGAATCCCCCTTTTGAGAACTAGAGATTAAACTAAGTCCTGCAGATGGGAAAATTTTAATATTTTAACTATTCTTAAACATACCTAAACTATATAAATAGGTAAAATCATATTGTTTTACTTTTTATATCGGTGTTTTATCTTAATTTGCTTTGTCTGTACACCTTCATAAGATATGAATATATACACTAATAAGAGAAATAATAAATAAAAATAACGTTCCGTAATAATACTTTTTTATTGATATATTTAAATGTACGTGCTAAGGTGTTAAAGTAACAGATACAAATTAATTTTACCTTTTAAATAAATTTGATATCATTTAAACAGTACTCTAATTTTGTAGTACAGATAATTGTTTAATTAAAGATAAAGAGGAGTGATATGCAGTGGCAGAGAAAAATAAAAGAGAGATGTTTTCTACAGGATTTGCAATTTTTTTTGCAACATTAGGTTCAGCCGTAGGTTTAGGTAACA from the Clostridium sp. CM027 genome contains:
- a CDS encoding GH25 family lysozyme yields the protein MGFIKGIDISSYQQNVDLKKVKNSGIEIVYIKATEGINYKNPLLQSQYSGAIEAGLKIGFYHFLRANDPILEAKHFLSVIEGLSSDCKYVIDVEVALGQTVTKTSSNVRLFANYLISNNKEVCIYTGDYFYANNLNSSVKDIPLWVAHYGAAKPDVINYIGFQYSSSGGVDGINGPVDLNEFKSDIFINSVSHVPVNIVVVAFQHAVNILGLKDKNGDKLVEDGIKGTHTNEVVAKTFVTRGAHNELVRWIQQRLIALGFSCGKTGSDSNFGLNTLLSVQHFQASRGLKPDGIVGPITIIQLLK
- a CDS encoding YitT family protein; translated protein: MFNYINKNIIKNIFFILLGSLISSLGINLFISKAKLLSGGATGISLIIQYLFKFPAGYTILLLNIPLLILSYKYLNKRFTIFSIIGIISFSLFLILTAPLKELIGTNDTLLLCLYGGVLNGIGIGIIFSNHGSGGGANIVSALIKVKHDNFNIGQISFCVNMIIVCIGTFFFGVTSALYTIASMYITAEVTDRIIHGMKKQKLVLIITTKEKEICSGILYKMHRGVTFLYGEGAYTGNHQKILFCTVALHQIPELKLIIKEIDNNAFMIIVDASEVRGKGFKNDLI